The Suricata suricatta isolate VVHF042 chromosome 3, meerkat_22Aug2017_6uvM2_HiC, whole genome shotgun sequence genome contains the following window.
AGTCTGTCTACGCTAGTCCAAAGAGAGCAGTTCTTAGTGTTAAGAATCTGCAGAATTATGACTTCAGAGTTCCCTCTAGTCCATTCCAGTGTGAGACTGCCCTCCCGTTTTCTTCCGAGTAGCTTCTCCAGGTGCTAAACCTCCACATGAAGAGTCTGGGTCTAGTAATTTCCTTACACAGACTCAACAGAAACCAGTGGGCCGCGGTCACCGGAACAACCACGCTTACATCTTACACAGGCCAGTGCTTGGCGAAGAGGCAAGTCAACCACCTAAAGCTAAGTGCGAGTGTCCTACCCCTTCTCCACCTGGCGTCCTTCGCAAACTAGGTAATATTGAAACTTGCTTCTTCTAAAGGTAAAGAAACAGTAAGTTAAATGTTACAAGTGTCCTATGAatggagtttctttaaaaaaaaaaacacaaaaccaacaaCCTTGAGATTAGCAAAGTCTAACAGGGAACTCTGAACAGATTCAAATGACAAAGTGACAGAGTCTTTTAAAGACCAGTCTTGTCCCAGGTCACTTACCAGAAAACAAGTTCTGAGAACAGAGATCTCATTTCTGGGTAACGTCCTGGCCCCCACTCCACTCAGAGCCTGGCTCACAGCCTCGCACTCGGCGGGCCCTCAATACTGACGGCCGTGCTCAGCCCCCTGCTAGTCTGGGCTTTCTTGGCTTTGAGCACCAGCATGGGGACACCTCGTAGACGCAGAGCCAGGCCAGCAATTACGCTGGTGTGACCTGGTGCCACCAGGCTACGATTCTACGAGGCCATGTCAGAACGGATGGTTGGCTCCTGCCTACAAACTTCAATGTTTATATACAATGGTTTCTGGATGTGGTAAAGCAAAGTCCCCATGTGTGACCCATCTCTCCTCCGGAAAAAAGAGAAGTCACCTACCCTCGACTTCCTCTGCAGAGGGGTCTGGGCAGACTCCCCGGTACCGTGGCCCACTGAGTGAAGCTGGCCCTGTCTTCCCCTTTTCTGTCCCAGGCCAGACGCACAAAGGACCTCAGTGGGACTGTTCCAAAGAGGAACTTCCTCACAAGACAGTGCTGCtttatggggctctgtgccagctCTTATCCTGGTGGTTCCCTGGTGGTTGCATCTGGCTGCGTTACGAGACTTCTCCTCAGAAGAGGATACAGTTAGTTACTTGACGTTTGCAAGTACCCAAACCTATGACGCCTCAGCCAGGATTGGTCTCATTCAAAGGAGCCACGCACCAGAGCTAACACTCAATTTAACAGGTTTCCCATTTCTCAGTGGGACCCGCGCACCCTGACGGGCGAACTAGTGGCAACGGGCAGGGGCAGGAAGCAGCAGGCAGGCGCCTCCTCTGCGGCCGAGCAGCTCAGTGCGCCCTGTCGGCGGCGCCTGCCGCTCCGCTCAGCTGAGAGCAGCAGGAAGAGGCCACAagcagtgagaacaggggaggctGGAAGAACCAACAGCTGAAAAAGGACATTGAAAACTGGACTGAAACAGCAGGTAGGGAAACTTGACTGAGAAACCTAAGCTACTCCTACAAAAACGCCCCTCGCGGTTCCCGGCAGCCCTGGTCCCCAGAGAGCGTGGGGGAGAGCGAATGTCGGCCCTTCCTTCACCTCCCTGGAACTCTCCAGCCCCGGCAGCTGCCGCTCCCCGGCCACGCTGGTGCGGGAGCCACGAGGACTAGACAACGGGACACCATTCGGTGATGGTCACAGGGGCCTCAGGGCAGGTGTGGTGCTTTCTGATCAAGTCTTACTCTGGAAGGTGACATCAAGCTCATCTCCTGGACCAGTTATGTAGCTGAAATTAAGGTCAATATGTGTAAGATAATATTGGAAGGCAAGAGGGAAAAGGCCATAGAAAGTAGTTCTTTGACAAGTGCTGAAAACAGAGAGAACAGGCATTTCCACGTGCCAACAAATCTCCCATTTTCTAAGTCCTTCAACCAATTCTGGACATGCGTCAACAGAGAAACCATGACACAGACGCCTCCGGAAGGTTGGACAGCAGTCCCAGGGTGTGTTCCGTGAGACCCCGGCCCACGTGGAGCCTGGCGGTCAATGTGCGAGCGCAGGGTGGTGCTGCCAAAATGGAGTGACCGCTTTGGAAGAATCCACATGGTGCCCACAGCCACCTGCAAGATGCTATTGGGTCACCTGACCTCAAGTTCTATAAAAagtttagttttggttttggtagtTGCTCCCAAGAAAACTTAAAGTAACGTGAGGCCTGCTGGAATTCTACATGCAGGTTAGGGGCCTGAAGGCCAAGCTGCACACGTACAAGCCAAGCCACAGAGCGCACGAGGGACCGGGACGTCCCCCCGGTCAGACAGCCTATGGGGAGCGATCTCCTACAGGTCCGAGACACTGCCCCACCCCGGATCCTGATGCACAAAAACCCTGGGAGAAGGGCTACAACCTTGAAACCCTGCAAGCAGGACTAGCTCAAAGAGGAAGATGATCTGGGTAATGGAAGGGGGCAGGCTGCAAGAGCTCGCGGCCTGGGCAGCGTTGGCACAGTGAGAAAACCCTGTTGACACAAAGCGGGGAAACTGGagacacacagccacacacagacAGAAGCAGGGCTTTACCGCCAAGCAAGAGATTTCTTTGAAGTAAAGGCAAACAAAGCGAAGCAAAGGCCAAGGATCCCCCTTTCCAACCTTAACAGACTTTCAAGCTGAATTCAAATAATCAGAAATCACTCTGCTCCGGTCATCAGCGTGACCAGATGCAAACTGCAATTCAAGTACCAGAAAATGGGGTCTCATTTTGAGAGCGAGATGTCACCTCATTATGTCAGACCTCAGCAGAACTGGAACAAAATACCATGTGACACTACAATGGGCTTATGGAAATGAGGCTGCATCCCCCAGATGGCCCTCCATGGAGAAGTCTGTGCCATTCCTTAATATGGTGACAGTCGGTCTGAAAGGCCACTCCTTTGATGCACCGTAAAGAGCGAGAGCATGAGACAAGCTAGTTTAGCACCATTTATTAAGTGATCTCAGCGCTGTTGTAGCTGCTGCGTGTCAGCCTGTTCTGAAAACATAAGATGCTCTTCCAATTCCTCTTGTCCAGGACAGAAGGATCTTCCAGGTAGCACGCCAACAGAACAAGAGACTCCGATGATGCCAGCTTCAATGACGGTGCCATCCAGAGAGGGGGGGGTCATGGCACATTCAACCGCGGCTTCCAGAGGTTTTGAAAAAGGAGCCTTTGGGGGCCCAGCCTGCCTGGCATTCTAGTGGAAGTGCAAAAGGTGGGCACattgggagaggaaagagagggagatgcaaggGAGAGTAGCATCTGGGAATCAAGGAGGGTGTTCTGGTCCCTGGAGCTGCAGGGCTGGAGTGCTAGGCAGATCTCTTGATAAAGCAGCGAGCAGCAGACTAAGGCAAAAAGCCCATGGACTCTCCTAGACTCAGAAGGACTTGTACACTTTTCTATAAAAGTCAGGAAGAACCGCCTCAGGGTATtagagagggagaagagcagagaggggagcGTTGAAAACCAtacctctttccctttcctatcCAGGTAAAAAGGTTACTTTGGGGGGGGGAAACGGATGGAGGGCACTGGGGAACCTTGGACATAAGAGTCCTAGAAAAAGTAGGTGTGGATCTCACCACCCTGGGCTGTGTTTGGCTGAAGGAAGAAACTATTCCCTCCCAGAGCAAAGAGTAGGGAGAATCTGCCTAGAGAAAAACCACGCTAATTCCAGACTGCTAAGGCAAGCAGCCAGGGCCACGGCCGGCTACTGCCTGTTGGTGGCTACGATGAGTCACACCCAGCCATTTGATTATGGACCAACTCTTGCGGCAGTGTTCCCAGGAAAAAACTGGCACTTAGCTAGTTTAAACCAACTCCACCCACATTATCTCTGAACTCATGGGAAAAAGATTCCCAACTGGTCTGCCTGCTGAACACCATCACTGGGCTTGCTAGTCATTAGTAAGAATAATATGATGATGACATTATTACTAAAGATGACGATGACAGCAGTAATAATACTTGGCCCCGTAAGAGCATTCTCCGCCTGAGGACCTtcaattataaagattaaatcagCCTCACGACAAGCCTGTTAGGTAAAGTATtatctcccattttatagatgggaaaactgaagcagAGTGGTAAAGACTTGCCAAAGGCACATCAATACTGATACAGGAGTCAAAGAAGAGATTAAACCTAAAAGTCTTGACTCCTAGTTGGCTAGCTCTCCCTCTAGTTTTGAGAAACCTAATCACCACTCCCCGCGACTTCGTAATAGCCTGAATGTATTTATGACATTCAGTCACTGAAGGAGCAATCCTAACCAGTGATTCTCATTTGTGGACGCCCAGCGCTAGGTTCCCCAAGTCCTAGGTAGCTCTCACAGCTTGCTGCCCCTTAGATTCTACTCTCACGAGCACACTATTCTTCCTCTACTATTTCAGCTCTACACACAAGGAAGTGGAGTCATCATTCCCAAGAAGAAGCCAATTTCCCAGGACAAAGAAAACAGACTGACGCTAACAAGTTAAAAAGACATGCAaaagtggggtgaggggcagacagggaggagGACCTGACTGttcagtgaaattattttaaaaaacagcaagaaaaggaAGAGCGCTTTGTCTTTCACTTTAAGACAGTGGTTAGTGAGTGAAAGACAAGACAGCCTGTGTAGATAAAGCAAGCCCAGGCAGTACATCCGGGACTCCGCAGGAGGGCTCTCCCTGACACAAGGCACCCTGTGCTGCAGGTGGGCAGGGAGCCTCACCGGTGAAGAACTGCTGCAAGTGGCCGGAAGCACTAGTGGGGAAGACTGGTCTGTCCCTTCTCCGTAAGTCAGGCTCCTGTATGACCATGTTCCTCTGGGCCCAGCTAAGGACCTACTCCTGCTAAGCTCAGGGACATgccccccaagcacccccaaCACGTACTTGATGCTGTCGGTGTGGGTTTTGTACTCCATAATGGTGTTGGGAGGTAGGTTAAGCACTCGTCGAAGCGTATCCCGGATTCGGGCTGTGGTTGCTTGATCACTGGCGGTCTTATTCCATATTGAAATAATGTCCTCCTACGGGAGGAGCAGAAGAATGGTCAACGCAAACCCGACGCAGGGAAGAGAGCAAAGGCAACACAAGAAAGCAGACCCGCCCATTGGGCGGCTTACCTGGAACCGGACAGAGACCACAGCCCCACAGATCTCCTCCCCAACCATGAACTGTTCCCCCAGCATGGCCAGGATAAGATTCTCCCAGCAACGGGATGCCAAGCCCTTCCGCAGCCGAATAATCCACTTGCCACCATTTTTATTTGCATCATCCtgtattagagagagaaagcattaaAGTTAAAATGCGGTTTCACGGCTCTTTTACTTTTGcatgaagacaagaaaaaaactaAGCATCCCTTGAATGCTAAGTCCTGCCACTTTCCAGTTATTCAACCTTACAGGAAAAACGATGGTAGGTCTAGGGAGACCAGAACTGGGGGAAAACGGTGGGCATTGTGAGCCATcacaataaatggataaactgacCCTTTCACAACACTCTTTTTCTGGAACTACTTGAGGAATCAAAATGAAATATGTCAGGTTTCAAATACCGACCATTCCTTGCTTCATTCACTAAGTTTTCCAAGTGTCACCATGTCTCAAGTACACGGACACAGTCTCTACCTAGGTGCGGTCCGGTGGGGGAGGAGTGAACCACGAAAATGGCCTGCACTGTACAGTCTGGCAAGTGTGGCTGTAACAGAGATCCTCGCCCTCAGTTAGAGGAGCAAGACCCAAACACTTCAGAAGAGGAAACGTTCAAGCTGGGTCATGGACGCTGAACGGATTAGGCGGGTAAAGCGGGTGAAGGGCTCTGAAGGCATGGAGAAAACCTGTCTGCGTACAAACGGAGACCATGTGTCAGGGAGACGCAAAGAGGAAGGCTGGCTGCACAGACGGGAGGCCCAGCCATGCCGCGAGACACGGCCTGGAGGGTGACGGCAAGATCACGTGAGCAGGGCAAGCCTCGTAGGCCTCCAggtggggtgtatgtgtgtgtgttttcatacTTGTCTTCTATAAAAATGCCCTGGCATCAGAACAGAAGATGGACTGTAGCAGAGATCACAGAGCTCAGTGCTGGGTCTCCAGCTACTGCCTGGAAGGAAGCTTACTTTTCACCCACCTCAGTCACACGCACACTCAGTAGtatatcacacacatacactaccagTTTGATGGAATAAAGGtgattcagagagagaatcctaagcaggttctgcaccatgcagagcttgatgtggagctccatctcacataccgtgagatcatgacctgagccaaaggcaaacgcataacttactgagccacccgggcacccccgaTAATACCattttagtgatttaaaaaaatctctataggggcacctgggtggctcagtcggttaagcatctgactttggctcaggtcatgatctcactgttcgtgggttcgagccccgcgtcaggctgacagctcagagcctggagcctgtcttcagatcctgtgattcctgcTTAcgctgtttctttcaaaaataaataaaaacatttaaaaaaaaatctctgtaaacTACCCACACAGGCAAGCAATGACATCAGTGCCTTTGCCTACAAGTCCCAGCCCTAAGGATGTACCAAATAGTGATGTAGCTTTGAGAGAAGACTTTCAATACTTTGAACCTTGGCAGGGCTAAACAAAAACGCTCAGGAAGGCGGTCCGAGGTCCTCAGTGCTCACCTCCCACATAGGTTTAATTCCTTCTTTGAAGAGATGGAAGTCACTGTGGCCTGTCAGGTCCCCGGGACGCACCATGTGGCTGTAAAACCTCCAGAACTGCTCCACCTGCGGAGAGAAGGCCCCACAACACCCGCGCTGTCTTCTGTCCCTGAGGGAACGGGACATCTAAGAGAAGAACGTAAACACGGAAGACACTCTGCTACAGACTTTGTGGAAGACAAGTTTTCACCTGGGGGAGTAGGTGAGAAGGCAGGCATGCTGTATGGGAAGGAAAGTACAGGGAAATATCATATTGTTGATACAAGAACAAGCTCTTTGGGCAAAAAAATGCCAGCCTCAGACAGGAGCCCTCACTGCGGAGCCCCAGGATAATCATTACATGTTGCAAGAGGACCTTGCTTTACTCCGTggaatccttttattttaattatttttttaaagtaagttccacccaatgtgggacttgaactcactaccctgagattaagagtcgcatgctctataGACTGAGCCAGTCAAGGAGCCCCAAAACAGTGGAATTTTTTCAGTCTTGAGGTATACTGAGTGCTACATAACCTTAGcctaagtgtatttttttttttagaaccaagttatttaaaaaaatttttttaagtgtatttgagagcacgcatgtgcatgcacgtgagtggggggaggggcagagagaggaggagagaggattccaagcaggctccatgctgacacagtgcagagcctgatgcagggctcgaacccatgaactgtgagatgacagcctgagttgaaatcaagacttggttgcttaaccaactgaaccacccaggtgccccaaaccaagTCACTTTTTAAgcaaaatacagtattattaactaacGTCATCATGCTACATGTCATATCCcaatgacttattttttatttttttaacatttatttatctttgagagagagagggagagatacagagtacaagcaggggagggacagagagagagagagagagagagagagagagaattcaaagtaagctccagactctgagctgtcagcacagagcccaaagagaggctcgaactcatgaaccctgagatcatgacctgagccgaagtcagtcgcttagctgactgagccaccaaggtgccacccccgtgacttattttataacctcAAGTTTGATCATCTCTCAAAGCCTGCTCATTGGCAGACTCAGCACTAACTACAACGCGTACACTGTAGTTCTGTTTGGTTCCTGCACAAAAGGGATGGAATCTACCACGTGCATTGCTCCAAACCATGGTGGTTGTTGCCAAGGCCAGGATAGCCCAAACCAAACAGAACTTAGCCTCTTGCACTTGGGGTTTAAGTTCCTCTTCTTAGCCAGAAAATGTGTgtttctccttgcccctccctcaccatcCTGTTAGAAAACTAGATAAGTTTCTCCACAGATGCACACTCATTCCTACTCCTCCAGCTGTTCCCGCTGACTTCCCTAGCAGTCCTCTGTACCCCGCAGAGGACTCCCCACAGTACTGGCTGGTGAAGAGGCACGcttcaggaggagggaagaaacgGGGAGCAGCCTGAAGACAGCTGGAATTTGCCAACACACTGTTGAGGAGGAGCCACAAACAGGTACTGAGTAGATAGAGATTCAGCTCAGACGTCTAAATGTGGGTAGCAACTAAGGATAAAGAGACCTTCCATGTTATGGAATGCCTGTTGCTTCAATTCCTCTGGACAACAGGAACACAGAAGTGTCTCATGTTACAAAGAAGTCAGGAAGAAATGCCAGTCATAGGATTCCGAAGCAAGGTCTCATCTAACAACTGCTATGTGGAACTGTACATGGTGATCAGGCACAGTAAGCGGTCATATGCACACAGTGAGCAGTGATTTTCCCCCTACTCTGACATAGCGGGGAAGAAACAAAATACACCCACTAGAACCTGTGGCAAAGTGTGGATTAGGAATTGGGGTGGGAAGTTAGGGAGAAAGTATAACCACCCCCCCCAATTCCCTCACCAagcactgcttttttttctttagaaaaatttttttaatgtttatttttgacacagagagagaaacagagcatgagcaggcaaggggcagggagagggagacacacaattaaaagcaggcttcaggctctgaactggcagcacagaacctgacacgggacttgaactcacaaactgggagatcatgacctgagctgaagtcggacacttcaccaacggagccacccagatgcccccaaatttttaaatattgtcaaatatttaaggaCCACTGGAAAACACTGCTTTGGATTTCATGAAGGTTTCACAATGTGATTATTTCTCTGTGAGGAATTTAATATTGGGAGACATTTCCCAATGCCTTGAATTATATGACAGACAACTTTAAACACTGTCACCACACATCCAGAGTCTGGATAAGGCAGTGACCCCAGACAATGCTGATTATGTTGCTCTAGTCAGCTCAACAtttacacacacgcgcacacacacacaaaaggaaaaaaaagaaaacctcttgcACAAGTTGGGTGAATTCACGTCTACCTttttaagagggaaagaaaaccacTAGAAGTATTCACggttacccccccccccaaccgaACAGAGCCCCGAGTGCCCCCGAGCAGTCATCCCTGACCCTCCGAGTGCTGGTCCCTCCAGGTACTCATGACAGGACAGCCGCTCCCAGCCCTGGAGGGTCTAACATCCCCACAGAGCAGGTCATCAACATTTCTGTGATAGATTCAGGAACGGAAGGAAGCCATTGGTAttttcagaagtttatttctATTGCTTCCTTTATtaagaattccttcctttttgtatCACCTCTTTAAATCtgtaaattcaattttattatatatatatttaaatatatttattctttttgcagTAACctctatactcaacatggggcttgaactcacagcctggagatcaagagttgcatgttctgactgagccagctaggtgctccTTACGCTCAATTTGAAGCCCATCTCCTCCAAAGATGCTTTCTCCAAGTGGGAAttaattccttctttcctttgaacTTAATTAAAGAGGACTTTAGCCATGCCTTCCTTATAGCACTTCTTTCTCCCTATATTAGAAATCCCTGGGCATGACTCATTTC
Protein-coding sequences here:
- the EIF4E2 gene encoding eukaryotic translation initiation factor 4E type 2 isoform X1, with product MAALPLAPLILISATPNSRSKSSLKETVCKSCTPSSTELNRLKDDDSGDHDQNEENSTQKDGEKEKTERDKGQGSSKRKAVVPGPAEHPLQYNYTFWYSRRTPGRPTSSQSYEQNIKQIGTFASVEQFWRFYSHMVRPGDLTGHSDFHLFKEGIKPMWEDDANKNGGKWIIRLRKGLASRCWENLILAMLGEQFMVGEEICGAVVSVRFQEDIISIWNKTASDQATTARIRDTLRRVLNLPPNTIMEYKTHTDSIKMPGRLGPQRLLFQNLWKPRLNVP